One part of the Polycyclovorans algicola TG408 genome encodes these proteins:
- a CDS encoding DUF1302 domain-containing protein: protein MKCCGLSVAAALLLSSLPAAAFEVEWGLFSATSKNFVSGGLGVRMQDPATDLLGKTNVPGQQDLCFDNCISLSGDPAPNQRLIGAPGAFSGVNQDDGNLNYQKHDLISAPLKLSTDWSFELGEWFGRFRALAFYDPLNVDFRERNTDTRFQPARVDRPGRVEDVSALGVELFEAFISREFLLGERFVNFTIGNQYLRWGESTLVAINSINEVSPPNQAFLRFPGVEFNEIFLPVPLVTLGIELAPSLSAEVFYQLQWKPAQPDARGQFFSDLDLIEGDFAAVSLGQFGEDPNQEFRFAGALGQISSSSATTRLGSEIDPRDSGQFGAKISYYAEWLNGGTELNAYAMNYHSRLPLAQVTATDASCLRVETNGRADSTNLLEAVADCQGFNGALLGRQDQNNPEREPLPIDTLQASLFYPEDIQMYGVSFNTNAGRWSLAGEYVYRPNLPLLVQLTDVIFYGLQPAFPVGQIDALPVAGDLLGALAPFGPDLGLADLGALAELGASTFPSSADGIPSFLQRYRGDERVAPGQVINGWEEMKVHQMGLTGIRGLSSNPIGADQLLIIAEVGATYVQGMPSRDVLQFETGYINRTHASPGADCSGTPDAPVEECTRRLNPTQQTDGFATPFSWGLRTIIRGEYNSRLFGFNYFPQLIAGWDVGGTAPFPSQNFVEGRKEAILSTNVVIGQDLSVRFQYQWFWGGGQFNTRRDRDNAAVNVTYNF from the coding sequence ATGAAATGTTGCGGACTGTCGGTCGCCGCAGCGCTGCTGCTGTCGTCTTTGCCAGCGGCAGCCTTCGAAGTGGAGTGGGGCCTGTTCTCGGCCACCAGCAAAAATTTTGTCAGTGGGGGCTTGGGCGTTCGCATGCAGGACCCGGCCACTGATCTGCTGGGCAAGACCAACGTGCCGGGGCAACAGGATCTATGTTTTGACAACTGCATCTCGCTGTCGGGCGATCCGGCCCCCAACCAACGGCTGATCGGTGCGCCAGGCGCGTTCAGCGGCGTCAATCAGGATGACGGCAACCTCAACTACCAGAAGCACGACCTGATCTCGGCCCCGCTGAAGCTCAGTACCGACTGGTCGTTTGAGCTGGGCGAATGGTTCGGCCGGTTTCGTGCGCTGGCCTTTTACGACCCGCTTAATGTTGATTTTCGCGAGCGCAATACCGACACGCGCTTTCAGCCCGCGCGGGTTGATCGGCCTGGCCGGGTTGAGGACGTCAGCGCTTTGGGCGTCGAGCTTTTTGAGGCGTTCATCTCCCGCGAGTTTTTACTCGGTGAGCGGTTCGTCAATTTCACCATCGGCAATCAGTATCTGCGGTGGGGCGAAAGTACCCTGGTGGCCATCAACTCGATCAATGAGGTGAGCCCGCCCAACCAGGCCTTTCTGCGTTTTCCCGGGGTCGAGTTCAACGAGATTTTCCTGCCGGTGCCGCTGGTGACCTTGGGCATCGAGCTGGCACCAAGCTTGTCGGCCGAGGTGTTTTACCAGCTGCAGTGGAAGCCGGCGCAACCCGATGCGCGCGGTCAGTTCTTCTCAGACCTGGATTTGATTGAAGGCGACTTTGCGGCCGTGTCGCTGGGTCAGTTTGGCGAGGACCCGAATCAGGAATTCCGTTTCGCCGGTGCGTTGGGGCAGATTTCCAGCAGCTCGGCGACCACCCGGCTGGGTTCCGAGATCGACCCGCGCGACAGCGGCCAGTTCGGCGCCAAGATCAGCTACTACGCCGAGTGGCTGAATGGCGGCACCGAGCTCAACGCGTATGCGATGAACTACCACAGCCGTCTGCCGCTGGCGCAGGTCACCGCCACCGATGCGTCCTGTCTGCGGGTTGAGACCAACGGCCGTGCCGACTCGACCAACCTGCTGGAGGCCGTGGCCGACTGTCAGGGGTTCAACGGGGCCCTGCTGGGGCGCCAGGACCAGAACAATCCCGAGCGCGAGCCGCTGCCCATCGACACGCTTCAGGCCAGCCTTTTTTACCCCGAAGACATCCAGATGTACGGCGTCAGCTTCAATACCAACGCCGGGCGCTGGTCGCTTGCTGGTGAGTACGTTTACCGGCCGAACCTGCCGTTGCTCGTGCAATTGACGGATGTCATTTTCTACGGGCTGCAGCCGGCGTTCCCGGTGGGTCAGATTGACGCCTTGCCGGTGGCAGGGGACCTGCTTGGCGCTCTGGCGCCATTCGGCCCCGACCTGGGGTTGGCTGACCTTGGGGCGCTGGCCGAATTGGGCGCCTCGACGTTTCCGTCCTCGGCCGACGGCATTCCCAGCTTTCTGCAACGTTATCGCGGAGACGAGCGGGTGGCGCCGGGGCAAGTCATCAACGGGTGGGAAGAGATGAAGGTTCACCAGATGGGCCTTACCGGTATTCGTGGCCTGTCGTCTAACCCCATCGGCGCCGACCAGTTGTTGATCATTGCCGAGGTGGGCGCCACCTATGTGCAAGGCATGCCGAGTCGCGACGTGCTGCAGTTTGAGACGGGTTATATCAACCGTACCCACGCCAGCCCTGGTGCCGACTGCAGCGGTACGCCCGATGCGCCGGTGGAGGAGTGCACGCGCAGGCTCAACCCGACGCAACAGACCGACGGCTTTGCCACGCCGTTCTCCTGGGGGCTGCGCACCATCATCCGGGGTGAGTACAACAGCAGGCTGTTTGGCTTCAATTACTTTCCGCAGTTGATTGCCGGCTGGGACGTGGGCGGCACCGCGCCATTCCCGTCGCAGAATTTTGTCGAGGGTCGCAAGGAAGCGATCTTGTCGACCAATGTGGTGATCGGACAGGATTTGAGCGTGCGTTTCCAGTACCAGTGGTTCTGGGGCGGCGGGCAGTTCAACACCCGGCGTGACCGCGACAACGCCGCAGTCAATGTGACTTACAACTTCTGA
- a CDS encoding AraC family transcriptional regulator, whose translation MRDSGQLLLLVHTGLVKAGYDVDAIYRELGFQAEGLPFKEIRMHHPMQVVFWETVESLTGERDIALKICPHLPPYRAEVLEYLMYSSPTMGEGCNRAFKYLRLVSDALNVRVENAHGPARLVIVSSPERTPVLRHTEICAVWSIIQFAKTATEGAFQPTAIRLSYEQRSPITDYEKLFGCPVAFNAPHCEIDFPAGLLDWTSPRWDPDLLRVHEEVAERRLLRIERQDLIEKVEAQIALRLETEQCELEPIARALGLSERRLRFELSQAGTSFTQLLADFRYRLARRLLAQTHETIDNIVYLTGFSEPSTFYRAFKRWSGLTPVQYRDQKKGAEPASRPTAKRRA comes from the coding sequence ATGCGGGATTCAGGACAACTGCTGCTGCTGGTGCACACCGGACTGGTCAAGGCCGGATATGACGTGGACGCAATCTACCGCGAGCTGGGGTTCCAGGCCGAGGGGTTGCCGTTCAAGGAGATCCGCATGCACCACCCGATGCAGGTGGTGTTCTGGGAGACGGTGGAATCGCTGACCGGCGAGCGTGACATCGCATTAAAAATCTGTCCGCACCTGCCACCGTATCGCGCCGAGGTGCTCGAATACCTGATGTATTCCAGCCCAACAATGGGTGAAGGCTGCAACCGCGCCTTCAAATACCTGCGGTTGGTCAGCGATGCCCTCAACGTGCGGGTCGAAAATGCGCACGGCCCGGCACGATTGGTCATCGTCAGCTCGCCCGAGCGCACGCCGGTGCTGCGACACACTGAAATCTGCGCAGTCTGGAGCATCATCCAGTTCGCCAAAACTGCGACCGAGGGCGCATTTCAGCCCACGGCGATTCGTCTGAGCTACGAACAGAGATCGCCAATCACCGACTACGAAAAGCTGTTCGGCTGCCCGGTGGCGTTCAACGCCCCGCATTGCGAGATTGATTTTCCTGCCGGCCTGCTCGACTGGACTTCGCCCCGCTGGGACCCCGACCTGCTGCGCGTCCACGAAGAAGTTGCCGAGCGCCGCCTGCTGAGAATCGAGCGCCAGGACCTGATCGAAAAGGTGGAGGCGCAGATCGCGCTGCGTCTCGAAACCGAACAGTGCGAACTCGAACCCATCGCCCGCGCTCTGGGCCTCAGCGAGCGGCGACTGCGCTTTGAGCTGTCGCAAGCCGGCACCAGTTTCACCCAGCTATTGGCCGACTTTCGTTATCGACTGGCGCGGCGGCTATTGGCACAGACCCATGAAACCATCGATAACATCGTTTACCTCACCGGATTCTCAGAACCCAGCACCTTCTACCGCGCCTTCAAACGATGGTCGGGGCTGACGCCGGTGCAGTATCGAGACCAAAAGAAGGGGGCAGAACCCGCCAGCCGCCCCACCGCCAAACGTCGCGCCTGA
- a CDS encoding DUF1329 domain-containing protein, whose translation MKSQTLLLLATCGAACLSTLAIAGVSAEEAERLGKDLTPVGAIHAGNEDGSIPEWTGKANFPQETIDMTRDELERLRSQEPDELVAQFRGSMDEDLQKPIFTITRENLDEHADLVTEGHKAMFAAYPTFKIPVYPTVRTAFFPDKIYAETKLNATRASLEGTDNVKDAVLGFPFPIPQSGAEVIWNHKLKFRGSAAKRYNNQAIVQPNGSYVITKIIEDVKFKYANLEQQDERSSKIIAFYLSTTIAPPRVAGQLTLVHETADQASGGRAAWLFSPGLGRVNRAPDVGYDNPAVGTDNEQYNDQIDMFNGALDRFTWKLVGRKEMYIPYNSYEINSPLVTYKDILTPNHANPAYTRFEKHRVWVVEANLKPGTRHNFAKRVFYIDEDSWSVAVIDNYDGRGELWKVQEGHLLTAPFVPTTTGIPEFIYDLQSKRYFATTLANEDEVTDFDITYEDRHFEPANLNRLARRR comes from the coding sequence ATGAAGTCACAAACACTGTTGCTACTGGCGACTTGCGGCGCGGCCTGCCTCAGTACGCTGGCCATCGCCGGGGTCAGCGCCGAAGAGGCCGAGCGTCTGGGCAAAGACCTGACGCCGGTCGGCGCCATTCACGCCGGCAACGAAGACGGCAGCATCCCGGAATGGACCGGCAAAGCCAACTTCCCGCAAGAAACCATCGACATGACGCGCGACGAGCTTGAACGCCTGCGCTCCCAGGAGCCTGACGAGCTGGTCGCCCAGTTTCGTGGCTCAATGGACGAAGACCTGCAGAAGCCGATCTTCACCATCACTCGGGAGAACCTTGATGAGCATGCTGACCTGGTCACCGAGGGTCACAAGGCCATGTTTGCGGCCTACCCGACCTTCAAAATTCCGGTCTACCCCACCGTCCGGACCGCGTTCTTCCCTGACAAAATCTATGCCGAAACCAAGTTGAACGCGACGCGCGCGAGCCTGGAAGGTACCGACAACGTCAAGGACGCCGTGCTCGGTTTCCCGTTCCCGATTCCGCAGAGCGGCGCCGAGGTGATCTGGAACCACAAACTGAAGTTTCGCGGCTCGGCGGCCAAGCGCTACAACAACCAGGCCATCGTCCAGCCCAATGGCAGCTACGTGATCACCAAGATCATCGAAGACGTCAAATTCAAGTACGCCAACCTTGAACAGCAGGACGAGCGCTCCAGCAAAATCATTGCCTTCTACTTGTCGACCACCATCGCCCCGCCCCGCGTCGCTGGTCAGTTGACCTTGGTGCACGAGACCGCCGACCAGGCCTCGGGTGGCCGCGCCGCATGGCTGTTCTCGCCCGGCCTGGGCCGCGTCAACCGCGCCCCGGATGTCGGCTATGACAATCCTGCGGTGGGCACCGACAACGAGCAGTACAACGACCAGATCGACATGTTCAATGGCGCGCTCGACCGCTTCACCTGGAAGCTGGTCGGTCGCAAGGAAATGTACATTCCCTACAACTCCTACGAGATCAACTCGCCGCTGGTCACCTACAAGGACATTCTCACTCCCAACCACGCCAACCCGGCCTACACCCGCTTCGAAAAGCACCGCGTCTGGGTCGTCGAAGCCAACCTCAAGCCCGGCACCCGGCACAACTTCGCCAAGCGCGTGTTCTACATCGACGAAGACTCGTGGAGCGTCGCGGTCATCGACAATTACGACGGTCGGGGCGAGCTCTGGAAAGTGCAGGAGGGGCACCTGTTGACTGCCCCGTTCGTGCCCACCACCACGGGCATTCCCGAGTTCATCTACGACCTGCAGTCGAAGCGCTATTTCGCGACCACTTTGGCCAACGAAGATGAAGTGACCGACTTCGACATCACCTACGAAGACCGCCACTTCGAACCCGCCAACCTCAATCGGCTGGCGCGGCGTCGCTGA
- the era gene encoding GTPase Era, translating to MLSAMIAVVGRPNVGKSSLVNALVGQKVSIVSHKPQTTRHQIQGVVHDPRGQLVFVDTPGIHGDGKRELNRMMNEAAYSAFEGVDVVLFVVDANRWTDEDQQVLSRLKGLQTPVGLVMNKIDRMDDKARLLPTLQRLQALHDFAFIVPVSALRRVQLDALENELFSRAVEGPAFYPEDMVVGHDQRFALAELIREKVVRNLHQEMPYATAVGIERWEVEGRLDRVHAVIWVEREGQKGIVIGDKGQQLRKIGEAARREWERTTDRKLFLQLWCKVKENWSDDLRALGQFGLRPGGD from the coding sequence ATGCTTAGCGCCATGATTGCCGTGGTGGGACGCCCCAACGTGGGCAAGTCGTCACTGGTTAATGCGCTGGTCGGGCAGAAGGTCAGCATCGTCAGCCACAAACCGCAGACCACCCGGCATCAGATTCAGGGTGTGGTCCATGACCCGCGCGGCCAATTGGTATTTGTTGACACGCCAGGCATTCACGGCGACGGCAAGCGCGAACTCAACCGCATGATGAACGAGGCCGCCTACTCGGCCTTTGAAGGGGTTGATGTGGTGCTGTTCGTGGTCGATGCCAACCGCTGGACCGACGAAGATCAGCAGGTCCTGAGCCGGCTCAAGGGCTTGCAGACGCCCGTGGGGTTGGTGATGAACAAGATTGACCGTATGGACGACAAGGCGCGCCTGTTGCCCACCCTGCAGCGCCTGCAGGCGCTGCACGACTTCGCCTTCATCGTGCCGGTGTCGGCGCTGCGCCGGGTGCAGCTTGACGCGCTCGAAAACGAACTGTTCAGCCGCGCCGTCGAAGGCCCGGCGTTCTATCCCGAAGACATGGTGGTCGGCCACGATCAGCGCTTCGCGCTGGCCGAGCTGATCCGTGAAAAAGTGGTGCGCAACCTGCACCAGGAAATGCCTTACGCCACCGCGGTGGGCATCGAGCGCTGGGAAGTTGAAGGGCGTTTGGACCGCGTTCACGCGGTCATCTGGGTTGAGCGCGAAGGCCAGAAGGGCATTGTCATCGGTGACAAGGGTCAGCAACTGCGCAAGATCGGCGAAGCTGCGCGTCGTGAGTGGGAGCGCACCACCGACCGCAAGTTATTTCTTCAGTTGTGGTGCAAGGTCAAGGAAAACTGGAGCGATGACCTGCGCGCGCTGGGACAATTCGGATTACGTCCTGGCGGTGATTGA
- the rnc gene encoding ribonuclease III, translating into MTALDGLQSRLGYRFNDPQRLLQALTHRSMGGIDNERLEFLGDGLLNALIGEALYLQNPRHDEGALSRLRSSLVREATLCDLARHFDLGPHLRLGESERKSGGQRRDSILADAVEAILAAIYLDGGFDAARQSCLRWFDQSLADLPDPETLKDPKTRLQEWLQSTGRALPIYRVIDASGPPHRRTFVARCILTDTDEQAEATAGSRRNAEQQAAERLLQQLTENSPHA; encoded by the coding sequence TTGACGGCACTCGACGGCCTTCAGTCGCGCCTCGGGTATCGCTTCAATGATCCGCAAAGGTTGTTGCAAGCTCTGACCCATCGCTCGATGGGCGGCATCGACAACGAGCGCCTGGAGTTTCTCGGTGATGGGCTGCTCAATGCACTGATCGGCGAGGCGCTTTATCTGCAAAACCCACGTCACGACGAGGGCGCGCTGTCGCGTCTGCGTTCGAGTCTGGTGCGTGAAGCGACCTTGTGTGATCTGGCCCGTCATTTTGACCTCGGCCCGCACCTGCGGCTCGGCGAGAGCGAGCGTAAGTCGGGCGGGCAGCGACGCGATTCGATTCTCGCTGATGCGGTCGAGGCGATTCTTGCGGCGATTTACCTCGATGGCGGTTTCGATGCCGCCCGGCAGAGCTGTCTCCGCTGGTTCGACCAGTCTCTGGCCGACCTGCCAGACCCTGAAACGCTCAAAGATCCCAAGACCCGCTTGCAGGAGTGGCTGCAGTCCACTGGACGCGCCTTGCCGATTTACCGGGTCATCGACGCCTCCGGCCCGCCGCATCGCCGAACCTTTGTCGCACGCTGCATCCTCACCGACACCGACGAGCAGGCCGAAGCCACGGCGGGCTCGCGGCGTAATGCCGAACAACAGGCGGCCGAACGGCTGCTGCAACAACTTACCGAGAATTCACCCCATGCTTAG
- a CDS encoding DUF4845 domain-containing protein has product MINRHRQRGLGWFGLLFVFAGLGFVMLIAFKCIPIYLNQMKISRAVSAVAMDAPASVTEIRSSLQRYWDIEDIDDLTPRDVKVVRAADGRRLSYDYEARRHLFANVSLVLEFGADVPISGPMR; this is encoded by the coding sequence ATGATCAATCGTCATCGGCAGCGTGGACTGGGTTGGTTTGGCTTGCTGTTCGTTTTCGCCGGACTGGGCTTTGTGATGCTGATTGCCTTCAAGTGCATCCCGATTTACCTCAATCAAATGAAGATCAGCCGTGCGGTCAGCGCGGTGGCAATGGACGCTCCGGCCTCGGTGACGGAGATCCGCAGCTCATTGCAGCGCTACTGGGACATCGAAGACATTGATGACCTCACGCCGCGCGACGTCAAAGTGGTGCGTGCCGCCGATGGCCGCCGCTTGAGCTACGACTACGAAGCGCGGCGGCATTTGTTTGCCAACGTATCGCTGGTGCTGGAGTTCGGCGCCGACGTGCCGATTTCTGGCCCGATGCGTTGA
- the lepB gene encoding signal peptidase I — protein sequence MSQFHWDFMVFLSIAAAITGVVWALETWRFAPARRASGGAEKANGVVEFCRSFFPVIIIVLVLRAWIVEPFRIPSGSMIPTLNVGDFILVNKFTYGLREPVTHHKLLPLAGQPQRGDVVVFRWPVDPSKDFIKRVIGLPGDRIQYRDKQLIINGERVIQEQDGAFSSPVGRIERFEEALADRGSHQIILTNDRRGQSFDFTVPPGEYFVMGDNRDGSDDSRGWGTVSEANLVGRAFFIWMSWDGENNRVDFSRIGMRIR from the coding sequence ATGTCGCAGTTTCATTGGGATTTCATGGTGTTCTTGAGCATCGCGGCCGCGATCACCGGCGTGGTGTGGGCGCTGGAAACCTGGCGCTTTGCCCCTGCACGTCGCGCATCCGGCGGTGCCGAAAAAGCCAACGGTGTGGTTGAGTTCTGCCGCTCGTTCTTCCCGGTGATCATCATCGTGCTGGTGTTGCGCGCGTGGATTGTCGAGCCGTTCCGCATTCCTTCGGGGTCGATGATCCCGACGCTTAATGTGGGGGATTTCATCCTGGTGAACAAATTCACCTATGGCCTGCGCGAACCCGTGACCCACCATAAATTGCTGCCGCTCGCCGGGCAGCCGCAGCGCGGCGACGTGGTGGTGTTTCGCTGGCCGGTGGACCCGTCCAAGGATTTCATCAAGCGTGTCATCGGCCTGCCGGGGGACCGCATCCAGTACCGCGACAAGCAGCTCATCATCAATGGCGAGCGCGTTATTCAGGAACAAGATGGCGCGTTCAGCAGTCCGGTGGGCCGAATCGAGCGGTTCGAGGAAGCGCTGGCCGATCGTGGCAGTCACCAGATCATTCTCACCAACGACCGGCGCGGTCAGTCATTCGACTTCACCGTGCCGCCGGGTGAGTATTTCGTGATGGGCGACAATCGTGATGGCAGTGATGACTCGCGCGGCTGGGGTACGGTGTCCGAGGCCAATCTGGTCGGCCGGGCATTTTTCATCTGGATGAGCTGGGACGGCGAGAACAATCGCGTTGATTTCAGCCGTATTGGTATGCGGATTCGCTAG
- the lepA gene encoding translation elongation factor 4: protein MKQTISHIRNFCIIAHIDHGKSTLADRFIQICKGLELREMQEQVLDSNPIERERGITIKAQAVSLDYTAADGKTYQLNLIDTPGHVDFSYEVSRSLEACEGALLVVDASQGVEAQSVANCYTALEQNLEVLPVLNKVDLANAEPERVADEIEQVIGIEAKNALRISAKTGLNVEAVLESLIEKLPAPQGDPDAPLQALIADSWFDPYLGVVSLVRIINGSLRKGQKIRIWTTGRDHEVSVLGVHTPKRVVKDRLNTGEVGFMVSGIKEIFGAPVGDTVTDAGKPCAGPLPGFRKVQPRVFAGMFPIDADDFEDFRESLQKLRLNDSALQFEPESSSALGFGFRIGFLGMLHMEIVQERLEREYNLNLITTAPSVVYEVLMNDGSVTKIENPSDLPTPGEYNSLNEPIINARVLMPQEHVGSVMQLCMEKRGVQKNLRYLGAQVQMEVEMPMAEVVVDFFDRLKSVSRGFASFEYEFVRFQAADLVRLDVLVNGEKVDALASIVHRDTSYNRGRDLCEKMKEVIHRQMFDVAIQAAIGSKIISRSTVKALRKDVIAKCYGGDVSRKRKLLEKQKEGKKRMKQVGSVEIPQEAFLAVLGIDRRK, encoded by the coding sequence ATGAAGCAAACCATTTCGCATATCCGCAACTTTTGCATCATCGCGCACATTGATCACGGCAAGTCGACTTTGGCGGATCGCTTCATCCAGATCTGCAAGGGGCTTGAGCTCCGCGAGATGCAGGAGCAGGTGCTCGACAGCAATCCGATCGAGCGCGAGCGGGGTATCACCATCAAGGCGCAGGCGGTGTCGCTGGATTACACCGCCGCCGACGGCAAAACCTACCAGCTCAACCTGATCGACACCCCCGGGCATGTTGACTTCAGCTACGAGGTCTCGCGTTCGCTGGAAGCCTGCGAAGGGGCCTTGCTGGTGGTCGATGCCTCGCAGGGCGTTGAAGCGCAATCGGTGGCCAACTGCTACACCGCGCTGGAACAAAACCTCGAAGTGCTGCCGGTGCTGAACAAGGTCGATCTGGCCAACGCCGAGCCGGAACGCGTCGCGGACGAGATCGAGCAGGTCATCGGCATCGAAGCTAAAAATGCGCTGCGTATTTCGGCCAAGACCGGCCTCAACGTCGAAGCCGTACTCGAAAGCCTGATCGAGAAGTTGCCGGCGCCGCAGGGCGATCCGGATGCCCCGTTGCAGGCGCTGATCGCCGACTCGTGGTTCGACCCTTATCTGGGTGTGGTGTCACTGGTGCGCATCATCAACGGCTCGCTGCGCAAGGGTCAGAAGATTCGCATCTGGACCACCGGTCGTGACCATGAAGTCTCCGTGCTGGGCGTCCATACCCCGAAACGGGTCGTGAAAGACCGGCTCAACACCGGTGAAGTCGGCTTCATGGTGTCGGGCATCAAGGAGATTTTCGGTGCCCCGGTCGGCGACACCGTCACCGATGCTGGCAAGCCTTGTGCAGGGCCACTGCCGGGTTTTCGTAAGGTGCAGCCGCGCGTCTTCGCAGGCATGTTCCCCATTGATGCCGACGACTTTGAGGACTTCCGCGAGTCGCTGCAGAAGCTGCGGCTGAACGACTCTGCACTGCAGTTCGAGCCGGAAAGCTCCAGTGCGCTGGGCTTTGGGTTTCGCATCGGGTTTCTCGGCATGCTGCACATGGAAATCGTGCAGGAGCGTCTGGAGCGCGAGTACAACCTCAACCTGATCACCACCGCGCCGTCAGTGGTTTACGAAGTGCTGATGAACGATGGCTCGGTGACCAAGATCGAGAACCCGTCTGACCTGCCGACGCCGGGCGAGTACAACTCACTTAACGAGCCCATCATCAATGCCCGGGTGCTGATGCCGCAGGAGCATGTCGGTTCGGTGATGCAGCTGTGCATGGAAAAGCGCGGTGTGCAGAAAAACCTGCGCTATCTCGGCGCTCAGGTGCAGATGGAAGTCGAGATGCCCATGGCCGAGGTCGTGGTTGATTTTTTTGACCGCCTCAAAAGCGTTTCGCGCGGATTTGCCAGCTTCGAGTACGAGTTCGTCCGTTTCCAGGCCGCTGACCTGGTGCGCCTCGACGTCTTGGTTAACGGCGAAAAGGTCGACGCGCTGGCCAGCATCGTGCACCGGGACACCTCGTACAACCGCGGCCGTGACCTCTGCGAAAAGATGAAGGAGGTGATTCACCGGCAGATGTTCGACGTGGCCATTCAGGCCGCCATCGGCTCAAAGATCATCTCGCGCAGCACCGTGAAGGCGCTGCGCAAAGACGTGATTGCCAAGTGCTACGGCGGCGACGTGTCGCGCAAGCGCAAGCTGCTCGAGAAGCAGAAAGAAGGCAAGAAGCGCATGAAGCAGGTCGGCAGCGTCGAAATTCCCCAAGAGGCCTTCCTGGCCGTGCTGGGCATTGACCGGCGCAAATAG
- a CDS encoding glutaredoxin family protein yields MTVTLTVLARPDCELCEHLGFALQQHLQGRAELVWHDVDERDDWRRRYGLKIPVVLDANGLLLMSGAFDATRLPPALR; encoded by the coding sequence ATGACCGTCACGTTGACCGTGCTGGCGCGGCCCGATTGCGAATTGTGCGAGCACCTGGGCTTTGCGTTGCAGCAACATCTGCAAGGGCGCGCCGAGCTTGTCTGGCACGACGTTGACGAGCGTGACGATTGGCGCCGCCGCTACGGGCTGAAAATCCCGGTGGTGCTCGATGCCAATGGCCTGCTGTTGATGAGCGGCGCGTTCGACGCGACGCGGTTGCCTCCGGCGCTGCGTTGA